From the Variovorax paradoxus genome, the window GCCGGCTTGATCCAGCCGGCAACGGACGCCCGATGAACCTCATCGGGCGTTTTCAATTTTAGGGACAGGTGCGGTCTCTCTTGGTTGTAGATCTGCACGGCCTGCTGGACCATCCGGCTGGCCTGGGTCAGATCGGCAGGCCGGTGCAGCAGGAACTCCATCTTCAAGATCCCGTTGACGCGCTCGGCCAGCGCGTTCTGATAGCAGTCGTAGCCGTCCGTCATCGAGCAGGCGATGCCGTGGCGGCGGTGGATTTCCTGATAGTCGTTCGAGCAGTACTGGATGCCCCTGTCCGAGTGATGCACCAGCATTTGCCCAGTCTTGCGGCCCTTGAGCGCCACCTTCAGCGCCCGGCTGACCTGCTCGGTGTGCAGGCTGTCGTGCACGTGATGGCCCACGATCTTGCGCGACCACGCATCCGTCACCAGGCTGAGATAGACGAATCCTTGATCGGTCGGCAGGTAGGTGATGTCAGCCACCCAGACCTGCTCGCTGCCGGTGGGGCGCACCTGATCCGGCCCCTGCTTGAGCAGGTTGGGATGACGGCGCAACCGGTGATGGCTGTCGGTGGTCTTGTGATACGCCCGCCTGGGCTGAACCAGCATGTGGGCCTCGCGCAGCACGTCCAGCAACGCATCGCGCCCCAGGCTCGCGTTGGCCTGGTGCAGCGGCTGCTTGAGAAGATGGTGCAGCTTGCGCGCGCCCAGCCGCGGCTGGCGCAGGCGCACGGAACGCACAAGCTCGATCACTGTGTCAGAACGGGCACGGCATTGCTGCTGGTGCTGCAGTTGTTGGTAGTAAGCCTGGCGGCTGACGCCCCAATGGCGGCAAGCCCTCAACACGCTCAGCCCGGGACGAGCTTTTGCGAGAGGACTTGCCCGAAGGCTTTTTACGACACGCACCCCATAGTCCTTCTTCAGGACATCGAGCACGGCCTCGAACAACTGAGCCTTCTCATTGGCCTCGCGAAGCTGGACTTCGAGAGCCTTGATCCTCTGCTCAGGAGTCAGCGGCGCAGCGGATGGCGATGCGGAATTCTTGATCGGTACTGGCATGGGAAGCCGACATGATGCCGAACCCCAGCTCTGGCGGCCATGCTTGCGCAGCCACACCAACACCGTCGAGCGACCCTGGATGCCGTAGCGCTCCTGGGCCTGCTTGTACGTGAGCTCGCCTTTTTCTACCTGATCGACCACCGACAGCTTAAAAGCCAGCGTGTAGTCGCTCTGCGTGCGTTTGATGCCTGATTCCATTGACTTGCCTTTTCTGAGAGGAAAAGGTGTCAACCCAGGTCAGGACGGGTCACCACCAACATAAAAGCCTTGCAGGTCAATGACTTGCAAGGCTTTTTTCTTTGCCGCGAACGGCTGGCCGATAATCCGCGCCGATGCCCAGACACGACGCCCTTTCCCATCCTGCGCTGCGCGCGGGCATGCGGCGTCCCGGCACGGGGCTGATCCGCTGGGTGTTGCTGTGGTTCGCGCTGTCGCTGGGCGTGGCCGTCGCGTCGCCTGTCGTCCATCCGCAGACTGTCGAACTCGTCTGTTCGAACACCGGTTCGGTCAAGGCTATCGTGCACACCGACGACGGCGCGCAGGAACTCGGCGCCGGTCACATGGACTGCCCGCTGTGCGTGCTGACCGGCGCGCCGCCGACAACGCCCACGGTCGAGCTGCCGGTGCTCCTGCCGCCGGCCTGCACGGTCCGGCCGATGCCCTCTGTGCATATCGCCGCGGCCACCGCTGCGCCCTTGCCGGCGCGCGGGCCTCCGTCGCTCTCCTGACCTTTCTTCGTCAGTTCGTGCGCGCTTGATGCAGTCCGTCGGGACGCGCGTCGCACGCCATCCCGCAACGAGCCGGCGCCCACCGCTGCGCCGGAGAGAGCCATTCCTTCCATGACCCACACATTTCCTTCCACGCGTCGCACGCTGCTGCTGGCCGCCGGCGCAGGAGCCGCGCTCACGCTCGCAGGCTGCGACCGGATCCTGCCCGCCAGCTTCAACGGCGTGGACATCACCGGCGCCAGCTACGCGCAGGACTTCCGCCTGACCGATGCCGAAGGCCGCGAACGCACGCTCGCCGACTTCAAGGGCAAGGCCGTGATGATGTTCTTCGGCTTCACCCAGTGCCCCGACGTGTGCCCCACCGCGCTCGTGCGCGCGGCCGAGATCAAGCGGCTGCTCGGCACCGACGGCGAACGCCTGCAGGTGATCTTCGTCACCGTCGATCCCGAGCGCGACCTGCCGGTGGTGCTCAAGGCCTACACGCAGGCCTTCGACCCGAGCTTCATCGGCCTGTACGGCGACCTGCAGAGGACAGCCGAGACCGCCAAGGCCTTCAAGGTCTTCTACAAGAAGGTGCCCACCGGTTCGTCGTACACGATGGACCATTCGGCCTTCAGCTACGTGTTCGATCCGAAAGGCAAGATCCGCCTCGTGCTGCGCCACGAGCAGAGCGCGCAGGAATGCGCACAGGACCTTCGCCAGATTCTCGGGACCGCGTCCGCCTGACGCCTTAGCCATTCAACCCAAGGAAATCATCTTCATGAAATTCGTCTCGCACACCCTCATCGCAGCCGCCGCCCTGCTCGGCGCCCACGCCCACGCGCAAGTCACCGTCAAGGATGCATGGGTGCGCGCCACCGTGCCGCAGCAGAAGGCCACCGGCGCCTTCATGCGGCTCGATGCCGCGAAGGACACCCGCCTCGTCTCGGCCAGTTCGCCCGTCACGCCGGTGGTGGAAGTCCATGAAATGGCAATGCAGGACAGCGTGATGCGCATGCGCCAGATTCCCGCGCTCGACGTGCCCGCCGGCAAGATCGTCGAGCTCAAGCCTGGCGGCTATCACGTCATGCTGCTCGACCTCAAGCAGCAGGTGAAGGAAGGCGACACCGTGCCGCTCACGCTGGTGTTCGAAGGCAAGGACGGGCAGCGCGAATCGGTCGAGGTGAAGGCGCCGGTACGTGCGCTCAACGCGTCCGCGCAGCCTGCCAAGGCGGCGGGTCACGGCGAGCACAAGCACTGATCTCGAGCGCGTCGGCGGCGGCGAGCTTCGAGCAGGCCGGAAGAAATACCCTGTTCTGGGTATGGCCCTTGACCCGGGTGTACACAAGAATGATCATTTAATAACAATTGATCACATTTATGCCCGCTTGGCGGTTGCCTCTCACAAGCTGCTTCTGATGGGCGGCCCCACTTCCCCGGCATCGACCGGGTGAAGCCGAAATGGCACGAACGGCAGCGGGGGTCGTAGACAGGGGATCTTCGGTGCCGCTTACCTACCTGCTCCACCTGGAGCATGCACGCTTGCCGCTGCATGTGACCGACGCACAAGACGTCCGGCGCGTTTCGGTGTTGAAAGCCACAGGCCTGGTCGAGGCCGAGATCGATCCGGCGTTCGACCCGGGGGGCAACTACCGGCTCGCCCAGGCGGCGCTGGTGGTCTGCATCACCGAAGACGGCCACGCGGAGATCGCCAGCATGCGCAGCCGCAAGCGCGCCGGCAAGGAAACCCGGGCCGCGTCGAAGCAGTCGCCGCCGCCGAAGCCGAAGGGCCCCGACGCGCTGGCTTACCTGCGCAGCATCGAAGGCGCCTCGTTCCCGCTGCGTGTGGAGAACCACGACGAGATCAACTGCATCGAGGCCCTGAAGCAGGCCGGCTTCGTCGACGCGACCATCAGCCCCGCGCTCACCTGGAAGGACAGCACCGAGCCGCGCGAACTCGCGATCGTCAGGCGCATCACGCCGCTGGGGCGCGCTCAGCTCAAGCGGCAGCGGTAACCTGTGCGCCCTGGATGCATCGACCGACGACGAGAGAACGCAAGACACCATGGCGACGATCCCCCACCGAACGGACTTCCCCGAAGGCACCGAGTTCGTGATCAAGGAATTCGATGTGCCGCTCGTCCGGATGCCGCACGGCGAGCGCTGGACCTGGTTCAACTGGTTCGGCGGCGCACCGCGCCCCTATTCCGTCGAACACCTCAAGCCGGGCAACAACTGGCCGGCCGCCACCTTCGAGGCGTGGGCCGCCGTGGTGAAGGCGTCGCTGCCGAGCGGCGCTGGAGCACAGGCCTGACGGCTTCCCGCCTATCACGCTTTTCCGCATTCCTCACCCCGCGGTAGACATGTTTTTCGCTCTCCCGGACGGGGTGCCTATTCAACAGGCAACGTATCGGGAAGCCACGCCAGCTCTCGCTTCGCGCGGTCGCCTCCCCGCACAACCCACAGAGTTGTCCACAGAAAAATCGAACAAGTCATCGAACTGTCAAAGAGATGTCGCGGCGACGTAACCCTTGAACTGTTCGCGCAGCTTCGTCTTCAGCAGCTTGCCGGTGGCTGTATGCGGCAGGCTGTCGACGAAAGCCACGTCGTCGGGCAACCACCATTTCACGACGCGGCCCGCGAGGAATGTGAGCAGTTCCTCGCGGGTCACTTCCACGCCCGTGCGCTTCACCACGATGAGCAACGGGCGCTCCTGCCACTTCGGATGCGCCACGCCGATCACCGCCGCCTCGGCCACCGCGGGGTGCGCGCTCGCAGCGTTCTCCAGGTCGATGGACGAAATCCATTCGCCGCCCGACTTGATGACGTCCTTCGCACGGTCGACCAGCGTCACGTAGCCATCGGCGTCGACGGTCGCCACGTCGCCCGTCGGAAAGAAGCCCTCGGCATCGAGCACGGATCCGCCTTCGCCCTTGAAGTAACCGCTCGCGATCCACGGCCCGCGCACGTGAAGGTGGCCGAAGGCCTTGCCGTCGTGCGGCAGGCGGCGGCCGTCCTCGCCGACGATCTTCAGCTCGACGCCCCACACGCCGCGGCCCTGCTTCATCTTGACGACGGTCTGCCCTTCCTTCGACAGCGCGAGGTGCTTCGGCAGCAGGTTGCCGATCACGCCGATGGGGCTGGTCTCTGTCATGCCCCAGCCCTGCACGAAGTCGGCACCGAAGTCGCGCTCGAAGCGCTCGATCATGCTGCGCGGCGTGGCTGCACCGCCCACGCCGATGCGCTTCAGCCCGATGGCGCGCGTGTCGATCTCCGGATGCGCGTCGAAGTACTGGAACAGCATCAGCCAGATGGTGGGCACCGCCTGCGAGAAGCCGACCTTCTCGTCGCGCATCAGCTCGTACAGGCTCTGCGCATCCATGTGCGGGCCGGGCATGACGAGCTTCGCGCCCGCCATGGCGGCCGCATACGGCATGCCCCACGCGTTGGCATGGAACATCGGCACGGCCAGCAGCAGCGTCATCTGCGAGTTCACGCCGAAGGTATCGGGCGCGCACTCCATCAGCGAATGCAGCACGGTCGAGCGGTGCGAATACAGCACGCCCTTGGGGTTGCCCGTGGTGCCGGAGGTGTAGCAGAGCGACGAGGCGGTGCGCTCGTCGAACTCGGGCCATGCATAGACCTCGCTCTGCGCGCCGACAAGCTCCTCGTAGCACAGCAGGTTCGGCACGTCGATGGCGGGCATGTGCGCGCGGTCGGTCATCGCGATGAAGGCGCGCACCGACTTCAGGCCCGGCGCGAGCTTCTCGACCAGCGGCGCGAAGCTGGTGTCGAAGAACAGCACCTTGTCCTCGGCATGGTTGACGATGTAGTCGATCTGCTCCGAAAAGAGCCGCGGGTTGACGGTGTGCAGCACCGCGCCCGAACCCGACACGCCGTAGTACAGCGCGAGGTGCCGGTGCGTGTTCCACGCCAGCGTGCCGACGCGGTCGCCGGGGCCGATGTCGAGCGTCTTCAGCGCATTCGCCACCTGCTTGGCGCGGCGCTGCACCTCGGCATAGCAGGTGCGGTGGACCGGGCCCTCCACCGTGCGCCCGACGATCTGCGCGTGCGGATGGAAGGTGGCCGCATGGTCGATGAGCGACGAGATGAGCAACGGGCGGTCCTGCATCAATCCGAACATGGCTTGTCTCCTTTGTGGGGCTGTCGTCGCGCTGCATCGTAGGCAACGGCCGGCGCGGGCCACATCGTCGGAACGGACGATTGAAGACCTGCCGACCGCCTCGGACGGGTGTGAGGATCGTGCCGGCGGGCAGCATGGCGCGGGCAGCTGCAGAACGTTCGCGGCGTGCGCCTGAACGACTTGCGGCTTCGCGGGCAGAATGCCGCACACCGGTGGCACATGCATCGCCTCGCTGCCCCTTCCGAAGCTGCTCATCCGATGCCCCGAACCCTCTACTGCTGGCGCTGCAAGACAGACATGCCGATGCTCACGGAAGAAGAGTGGCAGATCGTTCACCCGATCGGGTACATCGCCCAGATCAAGCAATACCGCGAAGAGACCGGCTGCTCGCTGAGCGAGGCGCACCGTGCGGGCCTGGGCAACTTGACGCTCAAGGCCTACGAGGAGATCACAGGCTACCGGGAAACCAACCCGAACGCGATCCTGCATCACCGCCTCAGCCTGTTCGGCCCACCGTGCCACGCCTGCGGCAAGCCGCTGCGTACCCCCATGGCGCGCTATTGCGCCGAATGCAATGCGCAGCGCATCGACACGCCCGCGCCACCCGGCGGGTCGTAATGAACACCCGCCCCACACACGGCCGCTGGTTCCCTGCGCAACGCCACGGCGGAGGATGCGCATCGCCCACGAAGGTGCCGCACGCATGAAGCAGCCGACCCGCGCCTGGTCCCTGAACGCATCGCTCCTGCTCTTCGCTGCGCCCGCGTTCGCCAACGGCAGCCTGCTGTGCGAAGGCCGGCCCTATTCGGCGGAAGTTCAGTTCAGGCTGTCCACCGGCGAGCTGACCGGGCTGATCGTGGCGCGCACCGACCGGGACGATCCTGCGCCGCAGCGGTTCGTCCTGCGGCAGCACTTTGCGGATGCACGGCAGCAGGTGATGCGCATCCGGGGCACCGGAGCGGAGCGGCCTCACCGCACGGTCGCGCTGAGCGTGTCGAAGTCCCGTGGAACGCTGAGCTACGGCGGCGTGCAGCACCGGCTGCGTTGCGACTGGGACAGCGCGGGCTGACCCGGTTCAGCTCGGACTCAGGCCGAGCTCAAGCCGAGCTCAAGCCGGGCTCAAGCCGGGCTCAGGCCGCGGCCATCACCCGGTCGCGGCCCAGCGCCTTGGCGCGGTACAACGCGGCGTCGGCGCGCGCCAGCACATCGTCGACGCGCTGGCCCGCCTCGCCGGCCGCGACGCCGATGCTCACCGCGATGGAGCCGACCGCGGCCAATGGCGATTCGGACGCGTCCGACGGGCCGGCCGCATTCGGCGAGTTCGCCGCGAGCGGCTCGCCCACGGCCTGCTTGAGCCGCTGTGCGATGTTCATCGCGTCGGCCTGGTTGGCGTCGGGCAGCAACACCACGAACTCCTCGCCGCCGTATCGCCCGAGCAGGCCCGCGTCGCCGATGGCGCGCTGCATGCGGCCCACTGCTTCGCGCAGCACGGCATCGCCCGTGAGGTGGCCGAAGCGGTCGTTGATTTCCTTGAAATGGTCCAGGTCGACCATCAGCAGCGCCGCGCGCCGGCGCCCCGCGCTGGCGAACGCGGCGCGGCAGGCGTCCAGCAGCGCGCGGCGGTTGAGCGCGCCGGTCAGAGGGTCGCGCGTGGCCATGTATTCGAACTCGGTGTGCACGCGGTCCGTGGCCATCAGGATGACGGAGATCGACAGCAGCAGCACGGTGAACGAGTACATGCTGATGTAGAGCGACTGGATCCACGACACGTCCATGAGGCTCTCGCCCGCCATGCCGGCGAGCGCGGAGAGAAAGCGCAGCGCGGCCACCATCGACTGCACCAGCAGCAGGCCGGTCATGAGCCGCTTGCCGAACACTTCGCCGCGATGGCGCATGTACAGCAGCGCATGGAAGAAGAACAGCGCCGATACCGCGAGCGTGACCAGCACCAGCCGGATCTCGAAGTCGGGCCTCATCGCGCTGAACCAGAACATGGCCAGCCCGAGGAAGCCGTTCAGTATCGTCCAGCCGCGCGTGTCGCTGCGCCCCAGCAGGAACTTCTGGCTGCCTGCGTAGTAGAGGATGCAGGCCTGGAACAGCACGAAGTTCGCCACCACGATGGTGACGAAGTCGGGCAGGAAGCCGCGTCCCGCGAACAGCATGGTGCTCGCGAAGGCCACCAGCGGCGCCAGCGCCCACTCGCCGAGCCCGCGGATGCTCGGCGGGTAGCTGCGGCGCATGAAGAAAACCACGAGCGCCATCATCAGGCCCATGATGCCGGCCAGCACGATGATGGAGCGGGGGTCGAGGATGGATGGCAAGGCGCCCATGGGGGCTGATTATGTTGGCTTTGCCGATCCGCATTCCGGGACACCGGTTCCACCCGCCAGGCGCCGCCTGGCGCCCTCGCGCCCGGCGGTGCCGATCAAAGCCTCTCGACGATGGTGACGTTGGCCATGCCGCCGCCCTCGCACATGGTCTGCAGGCCGTAGCGCTTGCCGCGCCGGCCGAGCGCGTGAACAAGCGTGGTCATCAGCTTGGTCCCCGAGGCACCCAGCGGATGGCCCAGCGCGATGGCGCCGCCGTTCACGTTCAGCCGCGCCGGGTCGGCGTCCAGCGCCTGCAGCCACGCGATGGGCACCGGCGCGAAGGCCTCGTTCACCTCGTACAGGTCGATGTCGCCGATCTTCATGCCGGCCTTCTTCAACGCTCGCTGCGTGGCCGGCAGAGGCGCCTCCAGCATGATGACCGGGTCGTGCCCCATCACGCTCATGTGGTGGATGCGCGCGAGCGGCTTCACGCCCAGCGCCTTCAGCCCACGCTCGTTGACCACCAGCACGCCGCTGGCGCCGTCGCAGATCTGGCTGGCGGTGGCGGCCGTGCAGCGACCGCCCTCGGCGATGAGCTTCACGCCCGCGATGCCTTCCAGCGTGGCGTCGAAACGGATGCCTTCGTCCACCGTGTGCGGCTCGCCGCTGCGCGTGCCCGAGCCGTCCGCCAGCAGCACGTCGACGGGCACGATCTCTTCATCGAACGCGCCGGCGCGCGTGGCCGCGATCGCACGCCGGTGGCTCTCCAGCGCATAGCGGTCGAGCGCGTCCTTTTCGATGCCGTAGTTCTTCGCGATCATCTCCGCGCCGGTGAACTGGCTGAACTCCACGCCGGGGTAGCGCGCCTTCATCGCGGGGCTCATGTAGGTGCCCAGGCCCGCCTTGGCCGGCAGCGCGTTGGGCGTGAACATGGGCACGCGCGTCATGCTCTCGACGCCGCCCGCGATCACCGCGTCCATCGCACCCGACATCACGGCCTGCGCCGCGAAGTGCAGGGCCTGCTGCGACGAGCCGCATTGCCGGTCGACCGAGGTGCCCGGCACCGACTCGGGCAGCTTCGACGCCAGCACCGCGTTGCGCGCGATGTTGGTGGCCTGCTCGCCGACCTGGCTCACGCAGCCGAGGATCACGTCCTCCACCGCCGCCGGATCGATGCCGCTGCGCGCCACGAGGGCGTCGATCACCTGCGCGGCGAGGTCCGCCGGATGCCAGCCCGCGAGCTTGCCGCCGCGGCGGCCGCCGGCCGTGCGCGCGGCGGCGACGATGAATGCTTCGGGCATGGAAAGGTTCTCCGTTTGCGTCTGGGATGGAGGGAATTGTTCGCGCGGCACCCGCGCGCGGCGTCGTCGGAACGGACGATTTCGTGCGCCCGGCACCGGACGCGCGCAGAAGAGCCCGCTCAGCGCGGCGCCATGCGGATGGCTCCGTCGAGCCGCACGCTCTCCCCGTTGAAATACCCGTTGGTGATCATCAGCTCCGCCAGCGTCGCGTACTCCGCCGGACTGCCCAGCCGCTTCGGAAACGGCACCGACGCCGCCAGCGCGGCCTTCACGTTGTCGGGTGCGCCCTGCAGCAGCGGCGTGTCGAAGATGCCGGGCAGGATGGTGTTCACGCGGATGCCCTCGCTCATGAGGTCGCGCGCGATCGGCAACGTCATGCCGACGATGCCGGCCTTCGACGCGGTGTAGGCGGCCTGCCCCATCTGCCCGTCCTGCGCGGCCACCGACGCGGTGTTGACGATCGCGCCGCGCTCGCCGTCCTGCAGCATGTCGAGCGTGAGCATGCCGGCCGCCGACTTCGCGATGCAGCGGAAGGTGCCGACCAGGTTGATCTGGATGATGCGGTCGAAGTTCGCGAGCGGAAAGTGCCTGATCTCGCCGGTCGTCTTGTCGCGGCTCGCGGTCTTCACCGCGTTGCCGGTGCCGGCGCAGTTGACCAGCACGCGCTCCTGCCCGTGCGCTGCGCGGGCCTTCGCGAAGGCGGCGTCGACCTGCTCCTCGGAGGTCACGTCGACCTGGCAGAACACGCCGCCGAGTTCCTTCGCCAGTGCCTCGCCCTGCGCTGCGTTGAGATCGAACAGCGCGACCTTCACGCCGTGGCCGGCAAGGCGGCGCGCGGTGGCGGCGCCGAGGCCCGAGGCACCGCCCGTGACGACGGCGGCCAGGCTGGAATCGAGTTGCATCTCCGGGTGTCCTTGAAGTGTCCTGACGGGTTTGTCCGCGGACAGTTTAGGAAGCAGAATCGCCCGCACGCATCGTCGGAAACGACGGGATTTCTCGGCACCGCATGCAGCAGCACCCCACACCCCGGATCCTCGAAACCAAGCTCAGCCCCCCGGCCTTCGGGGCCACGCAGGTGCCGCGCACCGCCATCGGCGACGTCGCGGCGGCAGCGGCCGTGAAGCTGGTGCTGGTGCGCGCACCGGCCGGCTTCGGCAAGACCACGGCCATGGCGCAGATGCGCGAGCGCATGGAGGCGCAGGGCATCGCCACCGCATGGCTCACGCTCGACCGGGCCGACAACGACGTCTCGCGCTTCCTGCACTGCCTGGCCGAGGCGGTGCAGCGCCTTGGCGTGGAAGCGCCGCGCTTCCATGGCGCGCACGACACGCACGGACCGTTCGACGCCGTGGCCGCGCTGGCTGCGCACGACTCGCCCTTCACGCTGTTCCTCGACGACTTCGAGGGCGTGCAGGAACCTGCCGTGCTCGGCCTGGTGCGCGAGATCGTCGAGCACCTGCCGCGGCGCGGGCAGATCGTGATCGGCTCGCGCAGCCTGCCCGACCTGGGCCTGGGGCGGCTGCGCGCGCGCGGGCAGCTGCTGGAGATCGACACCGACCGCCTGCGCTTCAGCCTGGAGGAAACCACCGCCTTCTTCGCGCTTCGCACGACGCATGCGGCGGCCGCGGCGGGCGCGCTGCCGCCCGACATGCTCTC encodes:
- a CDS encoding SDR family NAD(P)-dependent oxidoreductase, with translation MQLDSSLAAVVTGGASGLGAATARRLAGHGVKVALFDLNAAQGEALAKELGGVFCQVDVTSEEQVDAAFAKARAAHGQERVLVNCAGTGNAVKTASRDKTTGEIRHFPLANFDRIIQINLVGTFRCIAKSAAGMLTLDMLQDGERGAIVNTASVAAQDGQMGQAAYTASKAGIVGMTLPIARDLMSEGIRVNTILPGIFDTPLLQGAPDNVKAALAASVPFPKRLGSPAEYATLAELMITNGYFNGESVRLDGAIRMAPR
- a CDS encoding 3-(methylthio)propionyl-CoA ligase, encoding MFGLMQDRPLLISSLIDHAATFHPHAQIVGRTVEGPVHRTCYAEVQRRAKQVANALKTLDIGPGDRVGTLAWNTHRHLALYYGVSGSGAVLHTVNPRLFSEQIDYIVNHAEDKVLFFDTSFAPLVEKLAPGLKSVRAFIAMTDRAHMPAIDVPNLLCYEELVGAQSEVYAWPEFDERTASSLCYTSGTTGNPKGVLYSHRSTVLHSLMECAPDTFGVNSQMTLLLAVPMFHANAWGMPYAAAMAGAKLVMPGPHMDAQSLYELMRDEKVGFSQAVPTIWLMLFQYFDAHPEIDTRAIGLKRIGVGGAATPRSMIERFERDFGADFVQGWGMTETSPIGVIGNLLPKHLALSKEGQTVVKMKQGRGVWGVELKIVGEDGRRLPHDGKAFGHLHVRGPWIASGYFKGEGGSVLDAEGFFPTGDVATVDADGYVTLVDRAKDVIKSGGEWISSIDLENAASAHPAVAEAAVIGVAHPKWQERPLLIVVKRTGVEVTREELLTFLAGRVVKWWLPDDVAFVDSLPHTATGKLLKTKLREQFKGYVAATSL
- a CDS encoding GGDEF domain-containing protein — protein: MGALPSILDPRSIIVLAGIMGLMMALVVFFMRRSYPPSIRGLGEWALAPLVAFASTMLFAGRGFLPDFVTIVVANFVLFQACILYYAGSQKFLLGRSDTRGWTILNGFLGLAMFWFSAMRPDFEIRLVLVTLAVSALFFFHALLYMRHRGEVFGKRLMTGLLLVQSMVAALRFLSALAGMAGESLMDVSWIQSLYISMYSFTVLLLSISVILMATDRVHTEFEYMATRDPLTGALNRRALLDACRAAFASAGRRRAALLMVDLDHFKEINDRFGHLTGDAVLREAVGRMQRAIGDAGLLGRYGGEEFVVLLPDANQADAMNIAQRLKQAVGEPLAANSPNAAGPSDASESPLAAVGSIAVSIGVAAGEAGQRVDDVLARADAALYRAKALGRDRVMAAA
- a CDS encoding SCO family protein — encoded protein: MTHTFPSTRRTLLLAAGAGAALTLAGCDRILPASFNGVDITGASYAQDFRLTDAEGRERTLADFKGKAVMMFFGFTQCPDVCPTALVRAAEIKRLLGTDGERLQVIFVTVDPERDLPVVLKAYTQAFDPSFIGLYGDLQRTAETAKAFKVFYKKVPTGSSYTMDHSAFSYVFDPKGKIRLVLRHEQSAQECAQDLRQILGTASA
- a CDS encoding DUF2946 family protein — translated: MRRPGTGLIRWVLLWFALSLGVAVASPVVHPQTVELVCSNTGSVKAIVHTDDGAQELGAGHMDCPLCVLTGAPPTTPTVELPVLLPPACTVRPMPSVHIAAATAAPLPARGPPSLS
- a CDS encoding acetyl-CoA C-acetyltransferase, yielding MPEAFIVAAARTAGGRRGGKLAGWHPADLAAQVIDALVARSGIDPAAVEDVILGCVSQVGEQATNIARNAVLASKLPESVPGTSVDRQCGSSQQALHFAAQAVMSGAMDAVIAGGVESMTRVPMFTPNALPAKAGLGTYMSPAMKARYPGVEFSQFTGAEMIAKNYGIEKDALDRYALESHRRAIAATRAGAFDEEIVPVDVLLADGSGTRSGEPHTVDEGIRFDATLEGIAGVKLIAEGGRCTAATASQICDGASGVLVVNERGLKALGVKPLARIHHMSVMGHDPVIMLEAPLPATQRALKKAGMKIGDIDLYEVNEAFAPVPIAWLQALDADPARLNVNGGAIALGHPLGASGTKLMTTLVHALGRRGKRYGLQTMCEGGGMANVTIVERL
- a CDS encoding IS3 family transposase, translated to MESGIKRTQSDYTLAFKLSVVDQVEKGELTYKQAQERYGIQGRSTVLVWLRKHGRQSWGSASCRLPMPVPIKNSASPSAAPLTPEQRIKALEVQLREANEKAQLFEAVLDVLKKDYGVRVVKSLRASPLAKARPGLSVLRACRHWGVSRQAYYQQLQHQQQCRARSDTVIELVRSVRLRQPRLGARKLHHLLKQPLHQANASLGRDALLDVLREAHMLVQPRRAYHKTTDSHHRLRRHPNLLKQGPDQVRPTGSEQVWVADITYLPTDQGFVYLSLVTDAWSRKIVGHHVHDSLHTEQVSRALKVALKGRKTGQMLVHHSDRGIQYCSNDYQEIHRRHGIACSMTDGYDCYQNALAERVNGILKMEFLLHRPADLTQASRMVQQAVQIYNQERPHLSLKLKTPDEVHRASVAGWIKPAVCPS
- a CDS encoding copper chaperone PCu(A)C, translating into MKFVSHTLIAAAALLGAHAHAQVTVKDAWVRATVPQQKATGAFMRLDAAKDTRLVSASSPVTPVVEVHEMAMQDSVMRMRQIPALDVPAGKIVELKPGGYHVMLLDLKQQVKEGDTVPLTLVFEGKDGQRESVEVKAPVRALNASAQPAKAAGHGEHKH